A part of Myxococcales bacterium genomic DNA contains:
- the queC gene encoding 7-cyano-7-deazaguanine synthase QueC yields the protein MKNAVVLLSGGLDSSTTLAIAQAQGFNVKALTIFYGQRNQVELDAARRVVKHFAVDKHQVLDLDLRAFGGSSLTDSIEVLAHSEISSEAIPQTYVPARNTIMLSLALAYAEVNQAFDIFFGANIHDYSGYPDCRPHYVEAFEKMANLATKSACEGGNKITIHTPLINLTKAQIIKRGIELGVDYSITHSCYDPVGDRACGRCSACFYRTKGFKDADILDPTPYAATK from the coding sequence TTGAAAAATGCAGTTGTTTTACTTTCGGGTGGTTTGGATTCCAGTACCACTTTGGCTATTGCTCAGGCTCAAGGTTTTAATGTTAAAGCACTGACAATTTTTTATGGTCAACGCAATCAAGTTGAATTAGATGCAGCGCGGCGAGTAGTAAAACATTTTGCTGTGGACAAACATCAGGTCCTTGATTTGGACCTAAGAGCTTTTGGTGGTTCTTCGCTCACAGATAGCATTGAAGTCCTTGCCCATAGCGAAATATCAAGTGAGGCGATTCCGCAAACCTATGTGCCAGCCCGCAACACCATTATGCTATCCTTGGCTCTTGCCTATGCCGAAGTAAACCAAGCTTTTGATATTTTTTTTGGAGCCAATATTCATGATTACTCTGGCTATCCTGATTGTCGCCCTCATTACGTAGAGGCTTTTGAGAAAATGGCTAACCTGGCCACTAAAAGCGCTTGTGAAGGTGGCAACAAAATAACTATTCATACGCCATTGATCAATCTTACTAAGGCACAGATCATTAAACGCGGTATCGAGCTTGGAGTTGATTATTCCATAACTCACAGCTGCTATGATCCTGTAGGTGATCGTGCGTGCGGTAGATGTTCCGCTTGTTTTTATCGAACCAAGGGATTTAAGGATGCTGATATTCTAGATCCAACACCTTATGCTGCAACAAAATAA
- a CDS encoding RING-HC finger protein — protein MRTPLHYFFAFFFLAFPLLSHDYPNNKENIKKQLIALAQGYKIYLPNQYACVCTKYLHKVFGSQLRREELRKLVALDNLIERLGTEQDEIITREFLNDLGPFEDQYAKNFFQNFCDTMELQKEYQLIEPSCSICWEKKPSHILLPCGHMPTCELCIKKIEDGECPLCRTKIDQSVPFAEIKTLGPSCIKCKDAQPNILFCDCNHMIECEKCNDNYCSVCRKECQNFVKVFLNDEHEV, from the coding sequence TTGAGAACACCATTGCATTATTTTTTTGCATTCTTTTTCTTAGCTTTTCCTCTATTGTCACACGATTATCCAAACAATAAAGAAAATATAAAAAAACAACTTATAGCTTTAGCTCAAGGTTATAAAATTTATTTGCCCAATCAGTACGCGTGTGTTTGCACAAAGTATTTACATAAAGTTTTTGGTTCCCAGTTGCGACGTGAAGAACTAAGAAAGTTAGTTGCGCTTGATAACCTTATAGAACGTTTAGGTACTGAGCAAGATGAAATTATTACTCGGGAATTTTTGAATGATTTGGGGCCGTTCGAAGATCAATATGCCAAAAATTTTTTTCAAAATTTTTGTGACACGATGGAGCTGCAAAAAGAGTATCAATTGATTGAACCGAGCTGCTCTATATGTTGGGAAAAAAAACCCAGCCATATTTTATTGCCATGCGGTCATATGCCAACGTGCGAGCTCTGTATAAAAAAAATTGAGGATGGAGAGTGTCCTTTGTGTAGGACAAAAATTGATCAAAGTGTGCCGTTCGCTGAGATTAAAACTTTAGGTCCATCGTGTATCAAGTGCAAAGATGCCCAGCCCAATATTCTCTTTTGTGACTGCAATCATATGATTGAGTGTGAGAAGTGCAACGACAACTATTGTTCAGTTTGTCGCAAAGAGTGCCAAAATTTTGTGAAAGTATTTTTAAATGATGAACATGAAGTCTAA
- a CDS encoding NAD-dependent epimerase/dehydratase family protein — translation MQEKIISSKTQRVLITGNAGALGRNLVKELLKDQRLSLFGVDRRPLEPIPEGLSHYPLDLRRKSALEVLRKIKPQSIIHLGIIRSPQIHRKKRANAYYFNLESTSQLLTLAEQLNVKKFIFLSTANLYGPSPNTQGLLNEDTQLHGANKSPEFRDLVSLDMMVQSFFWKQPKTQTIILRPCHIVGPHLRNAPSRYLKLDTIPTILGFDPMLQLLHESDLIKAIILSLNSKARGVFNIAGPDVAPLSRIIKALRRPTIALPEKMLKLLTAGTFFSRQSSFPVGEIEHLKFSSIIDDRRAREDLGFKPLVSLKAILQEINEAYEKQHSDS, via the coding sequence ATGCAAGAAAAAATAATTTCGTCAAAAACACAACGAGTGCTTATCACAGGCAATGCTGGAGCATTGGGAAGAAACTTAGTCAAAGAATTATTAAAAGATCAGCGCTTGAGTCTTTTTGGAGTTGATCGAAGACCTTTGGAGCCTATCCCCGAAGGTCTTTCTCACTACCCTTTGGATCTAAGAAGAAAATCAGCTTTGGAGGTTTTAAGAAAGATAAAACCTCAAAGCATTATTCATTTAGGAATTATCAGAAGTCCCCAAATTCACAGAAAAAAAAGAGCTAATGCCTATTATTTTAACCTTGAGTCTACCTCGCAATTATTGACACTTGCTGAACAACTCAACGTCAAAAAATTTATTTTTCTATCTACAGCAAATCTCTATGGTCCATCACCCAATACCCAAGGTTTATTAAACGAAGACACGCAGCTTCATGGCGCCAATAAAAGTCCTGAGTTTCGGGATCTTGTATCTTTGGATATGATGGTTCAATCATTTTTTTGGAAGCAACCTAAAACTCAAACAATTATTTTAAGGCCATGTCACATAGTAGGGCCTCATCTAAGAAATGCTCCATCGCGTTATTTAAAACTCGATACCATTCCGACTATTTTGGGTTTTGATCCCATGCTTCAGCTGTTACATGAATCGGATTTGATAAAAGCTATTATTTTGAGCCTCAACTCAAAGGCCCGAGGGGTATTTAATATTGCAGGTCCAGATGTTGCTCCGCTTTCACGCATTATCAAGGCTCTTCGTCGCCCTACTATTGCGCTGCCGGAAAAAATGCTGAAGCTGCTGACGGCAGGAACATTTTTTTCTCGCCAATCGAGTTTTCCTGTGGGAGAGATTGAGCATCTTAAATTTTCTTCGATCATTGACGATAGGCGTGCGCGTGAGGATCTTGGTTTTAAGCCGCTCGTTTCACTTAAAGCGATTCTCCAAGAAATTAATGAAGCCTATGAAAAACAGCACTCGGATTCGTAA
- the yidD gene encoding membrane protein insertion efficiency factor YidD, with protein MNLVVTSVLLLIRSYQRFISPLLGPRCRFYPTCSSYAYTAFSSGGLFLGMYLTIKRLLKCHPFHEGGFDPVPPCKKK; from the coding sequence ATGAATCTTGTTGTCACTTCAGTATTGCTATTGATCCGCAGTTATCAGCGTTTTATCAGTCCGCTTCTTGGTCCTCGTTGCCGCTTTTATCCAACTTGTTCAAGTTATGCTTACACAGCGTTTTCTAGCGGGGGCCTGTTCTTAGGAATGTATTTAACAATTAAAAGATTGCTAAAGTGCCATCCTTTTCATGAGGGAGGCTTCGATCCGGTGCCACCATGCAAGAAAAAATAA